The Thermosynechococcus sp. genome has a segment encoding these proteins:
- a CDS encoding biotin transporter BioY yields MRNDLSPLDEFLWAILGLLLTVAGTFMEAAIALPNFFNAEGRFALPTSWAAVPVHPLPVSYQVAAVLFVGCMGGRQAAALSQVAYLILGLSGFQVFSQGGGLDYWREPTFGYLLGFVPGAWVCGWLAFRPQKRVSLEWLALSSLGGLVLIHVCGALYLSALALAGQLSHPLVELLEQYSLFALPGQLVIVCLVAAVARVLRLILLY; encoded by the coding sequence TTGAGAAACGACTTGTCACCCCTTGATGAATTTTTGTGGGCGATTTTAGGCCTTCTCCTAACCGTTGCCGGAACGTTCATGGAAGCCGCGATCGCCCTCCCCAACTTCTTTAACGCGGAGGGGCGATTTGCTTTACCCACCTCCTGGGCAGCGGTGCCAGTGCACCCGTTACCGGTCTCCTACCAGGTGGCCGCTGTGCTCTTTGTCGGCTGTATGGGGGGACGGCAAGCCGCCGCTCTCTCACAGGTGGCCTATTTGATTCTGGGGCTGAGTGGGTTTCAGGTTTTTTCTCAAGGGGGCGGCCTAGACTATTGGCGTGAACCGACCTTCGGGTACCTCTTGGGTTTTGTGCCGGGGGCCTGGGTCTGTGGTTGGCTGGCCTTTCGCCCCCAAAAACGGGTCAGTTTAGAATGGCTTGCCTTGAGCAGCCTAGGGGGACTGGTGCTCATTCATGTCTGCGGTGCCCTCTACCTCAGTGCTCTGGCTCTTGCAGGGCAGTTGAGTCACCCCTTGGTGGAGCTACTAGAGCAGTATTCGCTTTTTGCCTTGCCGGGGCAGTTGGTGATTGTCTGCTTGGTGGCGGCAGTCGCGCGGGTGCTGCGCTTGATTTTGCTGTACTAG